Within the Nitrosococcus wardiae genome, the region TATTGACTTTTCCTTGACCAACCGGGCAGCACGCTGGAATTGCAACTCTCCTAACTTCTGTTCGGCAAGCAACCCTTTGAGATCCGCTTGATCAACACTATCCTCAAGTTGCAGTAAGAGCTTGCCCTTTTCAACCTGTTGCCCGGAGTCAAAGTTAATGGCTTCAATGAGGCCTGCCACCTCGTTGGTCACATAAATGCCTTGGGTCGCCACCAGACTACCCACCGCCTGCAGGGAAGACTGCCAAGTTTCTGGGTGGACTTCAGCGGCCGCTACAGTAGCTGGTGGAGGCGGCATGGCGGCCTGGGCAGCCTGCTGCTGCTGCTGATAATACTTCCAACCGAAAATACCACCGAAAAACAAACCCAGGGCTAAAAGAACAACAATAAGACGTTTTATCATTGCTGCTCCTTAAGCTTGAAAACTTTTAGATGGAATAAGTTTGCTTTAGTCATATTACTTATTTATTTCCGCTGCGTTTTAATCCCGTTTAGCTAAACATCCCCTTAACAAGATCTCACTTAACGCTTCGCTATAGTCTCCCGGCGAAGCAGCAAAATGAACGTCCCGGAAATGCTGGAATACATCCCGCGCCATGAAGAAAAAAACATCTGCCCCCAGCAACATCACCGCCAGGATTGCCGGATCAATGTCAGGGCGAATTTCCCCTGCTTCCTGCCCCTCACGGACCATTTGCACCAAGCTGGAAAAATTGTCCTCGAGCACCCCTTTGGCAAGAATTTCCTTGCGCAGGGAGTCCTTAGCCAGTAACTCACGGAGAAAAAGTTGTACGGCACTTTGCTCATTGAGCATGTTCTCAAGATGAACCTGGGCAAACTGCCGTAGCTGCTCTCGACAAGTCGGTGCTGAAATCGGCCTGCTCCCCCGGAGAGGGCTCAGCTGCTCGCAATAATCCTTAAGGACAGCCAGATAAAGACCTTCTTTCGATCCAAAATGATGAAAAATATTGGCTTTGCATACCTTAGCGCGGGTCGCAATCTTGCTAAGAGTCGCCCCATGATAGCCATATTCTGCAAACTGCTTTTTCGCCACAGCCAGGATGGCTTCCCGCCCCTGGGCGGGTGCCGAAGCTTCAGTATCCCGGCCTGCCAACCTCTTAGTCATTGCACCTCCCTGCTGCTGGAATCAGCTTTCATAGAAATTACCTACCAACCGACCGGTCAGTAATTTAGGGACACTAATGCCTTTATAAAGTTCTAAACCTGTATCTTATCATCGCCATATTCGCCGCCACAAGGAAGTACAGAACAAACGCCGTCGCGAAGTGCTTTGAAGAACCCACCCCTCCAGGCCCGAGAATTCGATGGGGGCTCGTGAAGCGTACGGAAACCACTGGAGCCAATGCTATTTTTGCTTTGAGAGGCTGCTTATATTAGAGGGCTGCTGGTACTTACGGCCCTCAAATCCACATGGAGCGTCTCACATTACAAAAGATGAATAGCTGCTAGCATGACTCGCCCCTGTTCTGGTCAGCAAAATTAAGGAGAAGATAAATGGGCCTTCGTTTAATGTCTTGCGGCTTCGTATTGGCAACCATCATGCTTGTAACTAGTGCCCAGGCGGTGATGGTGACCGGTGCATTTACGGGTGCTTGGTTTGATAAGGACGCCCCCGGACAAGGATTCCTATTACAGGTCGTCGATAGGAAGGGCACCGACACCGCTATTGTTTATTGGTTCACCTTCAATGCCTTCGGTAACCAGAATTGGCTCCTAGGACAAGCACCTGTCAAAGGGGCTCAAGTCGACTTCACCATGCACTCGGTAGAAGGCGGAATCTTAGATCTCAACGGTTTTGATCCGGCTCGGATCACATTGCAACCTTGGGGACATCTGGTCCTCCAATTCGAAGATTGCAATCACGGCACGGCCCGCTATGAAGCCCTTGACCCCCAGATCAGCGATGGCCAATTTAAAATCACTCGATTGACCAAAAGCTTGGGGGATGAATGTAGCGGTGGTCTATCCGATAATACACCACCCAGCACAGATGCCAAAATCATTCGGGTGGATTTTGACAATACCGGCGTCATTCCTCAGGCCACAGCCCGGATGAAATTTGAGCAGAACCGCAACCACGCCAAGTTTAAGATCTGGGTTAAAGATCTACCAGCGGACCAATATGAGCTTTTAGTGGGAAATGAAATAGTCGGCGTTATCAACGCGCGCGGGCAAGGCCAGAACACACTCTTTTTCCGAAGCCCAGAAACCTGCAATTGGGAATTACTCGATTTTGATCCTCTCAATCAGATTATCAAAATCGCCCAGGGTGACAAGGTATTCATGACCGCCTTTCTCAGTAATGATCTTGCCTCATTTGATGATGGCGATGACAGAGACGAGGATGGTGATGGCGACAGAGATGATGGCTCCTGTGACGAGGATGGTTGATCAAGGGGTAACAAAGCCCACTGGGGTTGAAATTACACCAAGAAAATAATTTATCGCTGAGTGATAAGAAAGGGAAGTTTGGATTCAATAACAAGGCGAAGGAATGCCTGATGATATTTTAGGTGGGAGACCGGGCAGGTCTCCCACCTAAATAAATTTATAGCAGTCACCTTTTTTATCTATTCTAGAGATAAAAATGCTTCCATTGGCATAACCCGCGGAAGGAGCTTTCCAGACTTACCTAAAACCATCCAGACGATCTGCTTGCTATTGTCAGGCCCAAAGCTCACATGGATGGGCTTGTCATCACCGTAGAAGTACAACCGATCAAAGGGTGTATTGGCAACTACCCATTGAGCCACTTCGAGCATACTTTCATCATCGACTATAAAATCCACGGCAGCGCCTAGTCGATTGCAAATGGGTTTCCCTCGCCGATTCAATTCGCAAGCCGCATGTTGGTCTCGCTGAGGGGAAATGCGCCCGGGGATCTTTTTCGCCAGAGCCGGTGAACAAAACCCATAGGTTAGGCGAATCATGCCAAAGTAATCGATGCCAGGATCCAGAATCTAAATTGTTAAGCCACAGAGTGTGAACTTATGCTCTCCATCCTCTTGGGAAGCCAATACTCTCTGCAAGCAGCATGAGGGGTGGAACAGTCGTTTCATAAGCTTGGCGTAAAATACCCAAATCCAGCACACCCTCAATGTCACTAATCCTAAGATCCGAGATATATCCTTCCGCGAAAGCAGTCCAACTTCGCTTGGTCAGCAGAACATGCGTAGTGACTAATCCTTGGTGTTGGATATGGATCAATCGATCCAGATACTCATCAGAGGGGATGCGATCACCTTTTGTCGAGTTCACTTCTGGAGTAACCGGCACCAAGTTCCAGAGTTGATTGTGGGCTACAAAGGACCACGGTAAAAAATGGTCTAGAGCAAAACCCCGAGAATTAAGAGGCTTGTCAGTGTAGATACAATTCAAATGCTTTGTTTCTATCACAACCCGCCAGAACTCTCTTTGTTTTCGCATATCCTGCCGCGCCGGAGGTGGTGATAGCTTGCTGGATATGGCTGGTACGTTTGGATTACGTCGCTGAAGATAGCAAAGCCACTCCCAATGCATCCAGCCCTGGATGACGCCAATGTTTGTCTTCAAGTAAGCCAACCAATCAGGATGAAATTCTATTGTCTCCTCATCACGAAAACGATACAGCGGCCGGATTTCATCAAAATATTCTTCCGCAAGCTGTTCTATCAAGGCATTCTTTTTCGTATCTGAAACCCCCTTCAACTCCCTCTCAAAGAAAGGGGCAAGCAATCGGTAAGGTACATAGCGCAAAAGCATCCAATCAGAACCGGCGGGATTTTCCTCGCTGATGCGAGTTCGCAACTGTTCCGCGTTCTTACCCTCTTCTCTAGGGATGCGGAGTGCATCAAGAAAGCAAGAAATACGATCCTGAGAGCCGAACGAGAGCCTGAAGAAGGCGTGTGGATACCATGCGATGCGGAGCATTTCCACTCCAACTTCATTGAGCTGAATAGATGCCCTTTCGAAATTGGAAGCAATGAGAGAATGAATAGCGCCTTGGAAGAATAGGAACTTGTATGAATTGGTCGCATCCCTGAACAGCCTACATAATGCTGAAATATCGAGATCACGTTCCGATGGTAGTAGGTGGGCACTCATTTCGACCAATAATCTGCTTTACCGGGAAAGATCCAACGGACCCCCCCTCGTGGATCTTTCTGGTCACCCTTATAGCGGGGAATCAGGTGCATGTGCAGATGTAGCACAGTCTGCCCCGCTGCTGCTCCATCATTGATGCCAAGGTTGTAACCATCTGGGGCTAATTCAGTATCGAGCTTTATCTTAGCAAGCTGTAACGCCCGTTGCATATCGGCCCATTCTGACTCTGAGAGTTCAGCCAGATAAGATAGATGACGACGCGGAATAATCAGGGTATGGCCTGGTGAAACCGGATAGAGATCCCGGATGACAAGCACGTGCGTGATCTCATGGACGATACGGATCGCCGGCAAGCTACAGAATGGACAACCTGTCTCTATTCCTTTTATTTCCACCAAAGTCTACTTTAATCCAGCCATTTCTGAAAATTTCTTCAGAGTAGACATGAATTTTTTCATACTTATTTAAGAAGTCGATAAATTTTTTAAATTGTATTTATCCGATGGCCCTAATATCAATCGAGATCCAGTCTATTTCTTACTATCCGCAGCTTTCGGAAATTCATAACTTATTTTAAGAGTCGGTGACGATATCTAGAATTAATTTGTATCTAAAAGTATTATTACGTACATAATTTGCGACTCTTTAGTGACTAATCCACTAGGCAACCCCTCTAAGAGAGCTGCATACCCCCGCTGTTATTTTTTTAAGAAATTACCCAATCAATCTCATTGCAGTGGACTTACCTGATGCATGAACACATAGATATCAATATGCCTCCAAAAGCATACACACCTGTAAAAGACCCAAAACAAGACCTTATTTTTTGCAAGAGCCGTCGCTCATTGCCCGTAAAGTAGTCTGCAGGTGGCGAAACAACCTACCAAGTATACTAGGAATAAGATTTTATCCAGACAATAGGCAAAAAGGTTGACCGTCACTGGCTATGGGCAAGCGGGAGCGCAGGTTAATCAACGAAGAGAAACTGATTGAGTGCTGGATCACCATCTACCCGGAATTGCTATGGCCCAAGCTGGTGTTGGGGCGTTACTTTACTGGACAAATTGATCCAGGGTTAACGCATGAAATTGGTTTGGAGATGACTTTAACCCAACCTTCTATTCCATTGTGCTCTCAGCCCCGGTCTCCTATGGCAAGTTATCGAAGCTTATGCCTGATACCAATTTGCAGTTTATAAGGTAGAATAAAAAAGCCAAGGGTGTTTGCGTACAGGCTTTCCTTATATGAAAACTACTTCTTGTAATGCAAATTGGTATGAATGCTCGTTACAAGGAAATAAATAGGGGGGGACTATTTTTTTGCAAAGATCTAACCTTTACTGAGGTATGTCCCCATTTCATTGGGAGGACGATATTGTGGATCCTCCAGCTGTTTATCATGGAAGGACCCATCGGTCCATTCATTCCCAAACTTGAGCTGCCCTAGGGGACGATAAAACCGCGTGCGCCGGCGGGGAAAAAATCGATAGATTCCCAGCAAGAACTGGCGATAGGAATCGGTAATCGGCGAGAGGATGGCTGTAGCAGGTGGCGACGGCAGGCTCTTAAAGGCAAGCCCTGCCTCTTGCGCTTTTTGCATTATCCAGGCCGAGCTAATCTCAGCGAGGGGCTGATTTGTATAACCGCCGCCGACATCCGAATGCGCCCCAGGGAACCATCGCTGCTCCATCTTCTGGCGAGGCTCCGCTTCGGGTGTCCAGAGCGTTGGTTCGTAATCCAGTCGGTGCTCGTCAACCGCCACCGCGTGGTACGCATGGGAAACGACTCTACTCAGTTTTGTATCGTGGAATGAATATCGCTCGTTATTGAAATTGGCCACGAGCTGCATCGAGATCAGCGGAATACCGAGCCTTCCGACCGTATCCCAAACTCCAAGAAAGATGGTCGGCTTCTCCCAAGTGCCCGGCCGTGAGTTCTTCTCACGAAAGGAGATCGCTGCCGGCGAATCCGGTGAGGGATCACGTGCTCGGTAGATCTCATAGGCTTGCTGGACCAGATCGTGTTTAATCAGTTGATCCAACTCCCTTTCGATTTGTTCCGGTGTTTTTCCCTGAATATTCAGCGTGGGCAGAATTCCTTTTTTAAGTAGTCCGCATTTTCGTATCAGGCCGGCAAGACTCCGCGCCGTATATGCGCCGCGACTGAATCCAAAAAGGAAAATGCGATCCCCCTCCTCATAGGTCGAGGTCAAGTAGGCATACCCTTGCTGGATATTCCTGCTAAGACCAAAACCAAAGGCACCCCTAATTCGCTCATATCTGTCGGCCCCTACCCCCACATCGTACCATTTTTGCTGAATCGTACCGCCGGGCGTTTGTTCCGAAATGGACTGATAAAGTTGAAATACATTGGTGCCATTCCCCTTCTCAGCAGAATTCCATGTGCCATCAAAGCAAATAACGAGATGCTTAGACATGGTAGGGTCTCCTGTTCTTCTTTTTTAATTTGCCCAGCCTGGAATCGATTCCAACGGTCATGGGCGTGGAACGCTGAGTGTAACCTATAGCATTTCCCGTTTAAATGAAGTCTAAGGAGCTTGGGGTCAGCGTGATAAGAGAGGCTGTCAATCCATCCCTGGAAGCTCGACGTCGGCTTGCCACGCCAGGCTTTCCTGCCTGGCGAGCAAGTCAGTCCAGCCCGCCCCTTCCTGGGACGGGCGCTCACTGGGCTAAGTGAATCCACTGGACCCACGCTCCCGGCTCACCCTTGCCGCTAACGGTCTAGTCTCACCGGCCCCATGGCCAACTGAGTTCTATCTAAATGGATATTCTTATCCAGTCCGCGGCTTTCGTTCAGAATTCCCAGTAATTTCAAGGTGCAGGATCGAGACCTCCCATACGGCAAACTTCCCGCCATTCATCTTCGGTGACGGGCTGCACGGAAAGCCGCACGGAGGTGACGAGGGCCATCTTGGCAAGCTTTGGATTGGCCTTGATCTCCCTCAAGGAGACCGGCTTTGGCATATCATACAGCGCCCGGACATCCACACATTCCCAGCGGGGGTCCTCGGTGGTTGAATCCGGATGGGCCGGCTTGCAGACCTCAATAATGCCCACCACCTCTAGTCCCTTGTTAGAATGGTAGAAGAAGCCTTTGTCACTAAGCTTCATGGCGCGCATGTTGTTGCGGGCTTGGTAATTGCGCACGCCATCCCATTCCTCTCCGGCGGCACCCTTTTTCTTCTGATCCTCCCAGGACCATTTGGAGGGCTCGGATTTAAACAGCCAGTAGGACACAGGACTTTCTTCGGGCTTTAAGTTCAGGGACGGATTTGGAGCAGCAAACTCAGCCTACTAACCTACTATCGTATTTATATTCATTTAGTGCTAGCCTGATTTTTTTACCACCAAGACACAAAGGTGGGGGAATCTCAGTCAGTTTGGAGAAATTGATGGATTGGCTCATTGCTAACGGAGCAAATTATTTCAAGCTATTTAACTGTTTGATTTATTTGTGATCTTAGTGCCTTTGTGGTGATCTCATGAATTATCCAGGCTCGGGCTAAACGCTAGGGCGCTCTCGAAATACTGGACTGGAAATATAGATAAAAGGCAAGGATTTATAGCTTGGTCGGGGTGAGAGGATTTGAACCTCCGGCCCCTGCCTCCCGAAGACAGTGCTCTACCAAGCTGAGCTACACCCCGATGTATCAGTAGGTCCGATAGACCGCAAACTTCGCTAAATTCAATAAGGCCTCTTGATAGGGCGAAGCGGGAATTTTTTTAATTGCTTGTATCGCCTTTTCAGCCTCGCGGCGAGCCGCTTCCGCAGTGTACGCGATAGCGCCGCTCGATTCAATGGCCTCGATCACTTCAGCTAAGTTATCACGGCCCCCGCCCTCAATTGCATTGCGGATAACCTTAGCGTGGGAGGGAATACCGTTGCGCATAGCATAGATAAGCGGCAGCGTCGGCTTGCCTTCGGCCAAATCATCGCCAATATTCTTGCCTAAATCGTCACTGGAAGCACTATAATCCAGCACATCATCGGTGAGCTGAAAAGCCGTTCCCAAATGCATACCATAGACGGCCATTGCTTCTTCCTCAGCGGCTGGCCGGCAGGACAAAACCGCCCCGAGTTGGGTAGCCGCCTCAAACAACTTGGCGGTCTTGCTGCGGATAACATCCAAATACCGCTCTTCGGTGGTCTCCGGGTCATGACAGTTGAGGAGCTGCATCACCTCACCTTCAGCGATGGTATTAGTGGTTCGGGCGAGAATCTCCATGACCCGCATGCTATTGACATCCACCATCATCTCGAAGGCGCGGGAGTAGAGGAAATCGCCTACCAGTACGCTCGCTTCACTACCCCAGATGCTATTGGCTGTTTTTTGCCCCCGCCGCAACTCCGAAGAATCCACCACATCGTCATGGAGCAAAGTCGCCGTGTGAATGAACTCAATAATGGTAGCGATATCAATATGGCATGAGCCTTGATAATCAAAGGCGCGGGCACTCAATAGGACCACCACCGGGCGCAAACGCTTGCCGCCGCTGTTGATAATATAATGTCCTAGCTGATTGATGAGCACCACATCAGAATGCAGCCGTTTCTGGATCAAGGCATTAACGGCCTGCATATCATCAGCAATTAGATCGTAGGTGGACTGTATATCCAAGGGTATCTCAAAATTAAATAGGGCAAAACTTGCGCATGCTAGAAAGCGCCGCGTTCGGTGTCAAGTGACAATATCCTGACTATGCTTAATGCTTAAGCATTTTAGGCTGGCATATATTACACTATTTCCCTTGACCACTTGAATGAGTAATTTTAAAATTGGGCGCTTAAATTATCGAACCATGCACTTAGCATGAAAGTGCTGAACTTTTACTCCCTTTCTTTCCACCGAGTGGGATAACCCAATTTTCAGGAAAGCACCATAATGTACGCAGTCATTAAAACTGGCGGAAAGCAATACCGTGTCCAAGAAGGAGACACCCTCCGGGTGGAAAAAATCGACGCCGATGAAGGCGCCAATATTACACTCGATCAGGTGCTCCTGGTAGCTGATGGCGATAATATTCAGATCGGCACCCCCTATATTGAGGGTGGGAAGGTGAGTGCTACCGTCAAAAACCAAGGTCGCGGTGAAAAAATCAAGATCATTAAGCTCCGTCGCCGCAAACATCACCGTAAACAGATGGGACATCGTCAGTACTTTACGGAGTTGCAAATTGATAACATCTCTGCAGGTTGAGGCGAGGTAAGGATAAGATATGGCACACAAAAAAGCAGGCGGCAGTTCCAGAAACGGTCGCGATTCCGAATCTAAACGTCTTGGAGTCAAACGATATGGCGGCCAACAGGTATTGGCCGGAAACATCCTGGTTCGGCAGCGGGGCACTCGCTTCCTAGCAGGAGTTAACGTAGGGACTGGCCGTGATCATACCTTGTTCGCCAAAGCGACAGGCAAAGTCCAATTCGCTAAAAGAGGTCCGAATAATCGCACCTACGTGGACATTATCGCAGAATAAAAGCTATGCCCACGGTGATGGGCAACATCTCCCATGCATGCTATGAGAAAGCCCCGCAGGTGCGGGGTTTTTTCGTCCTGCTCTCCTTGGACTTAGCGTTTCTGTAACCATGAAATTCATAGATGAAGCCATTATCAAGGTCCAGGCTGGGGCAGGGGGTAACGGCTGCCTCAGCTTTCGGCGAGAAAAATTCATCCCCTTTGGTGGACCGGATGGGGGAAATGGCGGCAATGGCGGCAGCATCTACCTTATCGCGGATGAAAACATCAATACTTTGGTAGATTTTCGCCATCAGCGCCATTATCGTGCCCAGCGGGGCGAAAATGGGCGCGGACGGTTGCAGACAGGTAAGAGTGGCGAAGATCTTTATATCCACGTGCCTGTGGGTACCGAGGTCTGGGAGGCCGACACGGAAGAGTTATTGGGTGATCTGACTCGGCCCCAGCAAACTTTGCTGATAGCCAAGGGCGGGACCCGGGGTCTGGGCAATGCCCATTTTAAGAGCAGCACCAATCGGGCACCCCGCAAGACCACAGAAGGTAAACCGGGGGAAGAACGAACCTTACGGCTAGAGCTTAAATTACTTGCCGACGTGGGTTTGCTCGGTCTACCCAATGCAGGCAAGTCGACTTTTATTCGTCAAACATCGGCGGCCACCCCCAAGGTGGCCGACTACCCTTTTACCACCCTCTATCCCCACCTTGGGGTGGTGAGCATTGATTCTAACCGCAGCTTTGTCATGGCCGATATTCCCGGGGTTATTGAGGGTGCCGCTCAGGGCGCGGGATTGGGAATTCGTTTTCTCAAACACCTGAGTCGCACCCGCTTGCTCCTCCATTTGGTTGATGTGGCGCCTATGGAACCCGCCATGGACCCTGTGGCAAACGTGCGCACTATCCAAGGGGAGCTGCAGCAATTCAGTCCAGAACTTGCCAAGCGTCCACAATGGCTGGTACTCAACAAAATCGATTTAATCCCTCCCTCGGAGCAAGCAGAGCGCTGTCAGGAAATCCTCAACCGCCTTGCCTGGCAAGGACCTGTCTATCAGATTTCGGCGCTGACCGGGGAAGGCTGCCAGCCGCTTATCCAGGCAGTCATGGAATACTTAGAGCAATCTAGTCCAGGCAAAATTTAAGAATACCGAGCCAGACCATGAGCGACCATCGTAACCGTTTGATAGCTGCCCGCTGCTGGGTAGTTAAGGTGGGCAGCGCTTTACTCACCGCCAATGGCCGCGGTCTAGATAGCGAGTGTATTCGAGCGCTGGCCAACCACATTGCCAACCTCCGCAATCAGGGATATGCGGTGGTACTGGTCTCCTCAGGTTCGGTGGCCGCTGGCATGCAGCGGCTTGGTTGGCAACGGCGCCCCCGGGCCTTATATGAGCTACAAGCCGCCGCTGCAGTGGGCCAAATGGGGCTTATTCAAGCCTACGAGAGCCAATTTCAGCATCATGGCCAGCACACCGCACAAGTATTACTGACCCATGAGGATTTAGCTGACCGTAGCCGTTATCTTAATGCTCGCAGCACCTTGCGCACCCTTTTACAACTGGGCGTTGTGCCCATTGTCAACGAAAACGATACTGTCGCTACAGAAGAAATCCGCTTCGGAGATAACGATACCTTATCGGCCCTGGTGGCTAACTTGGTAGAAGCGGAACTTTTGGTGATTCTCACGGATCAACCAGGTCTATTCGATGCCGACCCTCGGCACTACCCCAATGCTCGACTCATCCCCGAGGCAGCGGCTAATAACGCCGAACTCGATACTATGGCCAGCCCTGGAACGGGCGCCTTGGGACGCGGCGGCATGATTACCAAAGTTAGAGCAGCAAGGCGGGCTGCGCGCTCTGGCGCTATCACTATTATCGCCTCTGGTCAGGAACCCAACATCCTCCAACGGCTCGCCGCAGGGGAGGCCATTGGTACCCTGCTATGGCCTGATACGGAGCCCCTTGCCGCCCGCAAGCAGTGGTTAGCGGGACAATTGCAAACTAAGGGGCGCTTGTGGCTGGATGCCGGTGCAGCCAAAGTGGTCCGCGAGGCGGGACGGAGTTTACTCCCAGTGGGGGTTATCGCTTGCGAAGGTCACTTTGCCCGTGGCGAGGTGGTCAGTTGCTTGGACCCGGAGGCCCGCGAAGTAGCCCGCGGCCTAGTGAATTACAATGCCGAGGAAACACGACGCATCCTCGGCCATGCCAGCAATCAGATTGAACAAATATTGGGTTATGTGGACGAAGAAGAACTCATTCACAGGGATAATCTAGTGCTACTCTAAGGCTATTTAAGCCTCTATCTCGAAGGAGTGCACCCCCCCCAGCGAGAGTGG harbors:
- a CDS encoding TetR/AcrR family transcriptional regulator, giving the protein MTKRLAGRDTEASAPAQGREAILAVAKKQFAEYGYHGATLSKIATRAKVCKANIFHHFGSKEGLYLAVLKDYCEQLSPLRGSRPISAPTCREQLRQFAQVHLENMLNEQSAVQLFLRELLAKDSLRKEILAKGVLEDNFSSLVQMVREGQEAGEIRPDIDPAILAVMLLGADVFFFMARDVFQHFRDVHFAASPGDYSEALSEILLRGCLAKRD
- a CDS encoding HNH endonuclease domain-containing protein, producing the protein MSAHLLPSERDLDISALCRLFRDATNSYKFLFFQGAIHSLIASNFERASIQLNEVGVEMLRIAWYPHAFFRLSFGSQDRISCFLDALRIPREEGKNAEQLRTRISEENPAGSDWMLLRYVPYRLLAPFFERELKGVSDTKKNALIEQLAEEYFDEIRPLYRFRDEETIEFHPDWLAYLKTNIGVIQGWMHWEWLCYLQRRNPNVPAISSKLSPPPARQDMRKQREFWRVVIETKHLNCIYTDKPLNSRGFALDHFLPWSFVAHNQLWNLVPVTPEVNSTKGDRIPSDEYLDRLIHIQHQGLVTTHVLLTKRSWTAFAEGYISDLRISDIEGVLDLGILRQAYETTVPPLMLLAESIGFPRGWRA
- a CDS encoding HIT family protein, whose translation is MEIKGIETGCPFCSLPAIRIVHEITHVLVIRDLYPVSPGHTLIIPRRHLSYLAELSESEWADMQRALQLAKIKLDTELAPDGYNLGINDGAAAGQTVLHLHMHLIPRYKGDQKDPRGGVRWIFPGKADYWSK
- a CDS encoding DUF2235 domain-containing protein — its product is MSKHLVICFDGTWNSAEKGNGTNVFQLYQSISEQTPGGTIQQKWYDVGVGADRYERIRGAFGFGLSRNIQQGYAYLTSTYEEGDRIFLFGFSRGAYTARSLAGLIRKCGLLKKGILPTLNIQGKTPEQIERELDQLIKHDLVQQAYEIYRARDPSPDSPAAISFREKNSRPGTWEKPTIFLGVWDTVGRLGIPLISMQLVANFNNERYSFHDTKLSRVVSHAYHAVAVDEHRLDYEPTLWTPEAEPRQKMEQRWFPGAHSDVGGGYTNQPLAEISSAWIMQKAQEAGLAFKSLPSPPATAILSPITDSYRQFLLGIYRFFPRRRTRFYRPLGQLKFGNEWTDGSFHDKQLEDPQYRPPNEMGTYLSKG
- a CDS encoding EVE domain-containing protein, whose translation is MSYWLFKSEPSKWSWEDQKKKGAAGEEWDGVRNYQARNNMRAMKLSDKGFFYHSNKGLEVVGIIEVCKPAHPDSTTEDPRWECVDVRALYDMPKPVSLREIKANPKLAKMALVTSVRLSVQPVTEDEWREVCRMGGLDPAP
- the ispB gene encoding octaprenyl diphosphate synthase, with translation MDIQSTYDLIADDMQAVNALIQKRLHSDVVLINQLGHYIINSGGKRLRPVVVLLSARAFDYQGSCHIDIATIIEFIHTATLLHDDVVDSSELRRGQKTANSIWGSEASVLVGDFLYSRAFEMMVDVNSMRVMEILARTTNTIAEGEVMQLLNCHDPETTEERYLDVIRSKTAKLFEAATQLGAVLSCRPAAEEEAMAVYGMHLGTAFQLTDDVLDYSASSDDLGKNIGDDLAEGKPTLPLIYAMRNGIPSHAKVIRNAIEGGGRDNLAEVIEAIESSGAIAYTAEAARREAEKAIQAIKKIPASPYQEALLNLAKFAVYRTY
- the rplU gene encoding 50S ribosomal protein L21: MYAVIKTGGKQYRVQEGDTLRVEKIDADEGANITLDQVLLVADGDNIQIGTPYIEGGKVSATVKNQGRGEKIKIIKLRRRKHHRKQMGHRQYFTELQIDNISAG
- the rpmA gene encoding 50S ribosomal protein L27 — protein: MAHKKAGGSSRNGRDSESKRLGVKRYGGQQVLAGNILVRQRGTRFLAGVNVGTGRDHTLFAKATGKVQFAKRGPNNRTYVDIIAE
- the cgtA gene encoding Obg family GTPase CgtA; its protein translation is MKFIDEAIIKVQAGAGGNGCLSFRREKFIPFGGPDGGNGGNGGSIYLIADENINTLVDFRHQRHYRAQRGENGRGRLQTGKSGEDLYIHVPVGTEVWEADTEELLGDLTRPQQTLLIAKGGTRGLGNAHFKSSTNRAPRKTTEGKPGEERTLRLELKLLADVGLLGLPNAGKSTFIRQTSAATPKVADYPFTTLYPHLGVVSIDSNRSFVMADIPGVIEGAAQGAGLGIRFLKHLSRTRLLLHLVDVAPMEPAMDPVANVRTIQGELQQFSPELAKRPQWLVLNKIDLIPPSEQAERCQEILNRLAWQGPVYQISALTGEGCQPLIQAVMEYLEQSSPGKI
- the proB gene encoding glutamate 5-kinase — its product is MSDHRNRLIAARCWVVKVGSALLTANGRGLDSECIRALANHIANLRNQGYAVVLVSSGSVAAGMQRLGWQRRPRALYELQAAAAVGQMGLIQAYESQFQHHGQHTAQVLLTHEDLADRSRYLNARSTLRTLLQLGVVPIVNENDTVATEEIRFGDNDTLSALVANLVEAELLVILTDQPGLFDADPRHYPNARLIPEAAANNAELDTMASPGTGALGRGGMITKVRAARRAARSGAITIIASGQEPNILQRLAAGEAIGTLLWPDTEPLAARKQWLAGQLQTKGRLWLDAGAAKVVREAGRSLLPVGVIACEGHFARGEVVSCLDPEAREVARGLVNYNAEETRRILGHASNQIEQILGYVDEEELIHRDNLVLL